The Podospora pseudocomata strain CBS 415.72m chromosome 1 map unlocalized CBS415.72m_1, whole genome shotgun sequence genome has a segment encoding these proteins:
- the GLK1 gene encoding glucokinase (COG:G; EggNog:ENOG503NW32) codes for MTLEAQSAAIAAQFDYTDDQVNNAVNEFRRQMTEGLEKDGTSLSQIPTYVTGVPNGTEKGLYMAVDLGGTNFRVCSIQLNGDTTFNLTFTKVAIPRKLMVAKTAQELFAFLAKQIELFLQKHHEDHFEQHVRRRMTMSSPDGYKDEHVFRLGFTFSFPVQQVGINKGTLIRWTKGFDIPDAVGKDVCALLQDEIDKLHLPVKVAALVNDTVGTLMARSYSSPGKTGTVLGAIFGTGTNGAYVEKLSNLKKPLSGEYDKTTGEMVINTEWGSFDNQLSVLPNTAWDVALDKASPNPGIQMYEKRVSGMFLGEILRLVIIDLLKDPKVSFFKDENSSSNDWKSTTNIASDSSIYTQWGLDTAIMSVAAADNTPELSTLRGELEKQLGIYSAGLDDAQAFKAIANAIGRRSARLSAVAIAAIVLQTGKLTHPANADEPIDIGVDGSLVEHYPYFRDMIYEALRAIDGIGEEGAKRIRIGIAKDGSGVGAALIALVAAGMEKRLTTADYLGELRSNAKSNNLTVVPEDDAAQD; via the exons ATGACCCTCGAAGCCCAAAGCGCGGCCATTGCCGCCCAATTCGACTACACAGATGATCAGGTGAATAACGCAGTCAATGAGTTCCGTCGCCAAATGA CGGAGGGTCTGGAGAAGGACGGAACCAGTCTGAGTCAAATTCCCACATACGTGACGGGCGTGCCCAATGGCACTGAGAAG GGTTTGTACATGGCTGTCGACCTTGGCGGAACCAACTTTCGTGTTTGCTCCATCCAGCTCAACGGCGACACCACATTCAACCTGACCTTCACCAAGGTCGCCATCCCCAGAAAGCTCATGGTTGCCAAGACGGCGCAAGAGTTGTTCGCTTTCCTCGCCAAGCAGATCGAACTGTTCCTCCAGAAGCACCACGAGGACCACTTCGAGCAGCATGTTCGCCGACGGATGACCATGAGCTCCCCAGACGGCTACAAGGACGAGCACGTTTTCCGGTTGGGCTTCACTTTCAGCTTCCCAGTACAGCAAGTAGGAATCAACAAGGGCACTCTCATAAGATGGACGAAGGGCTTTGACATTCCTGATGCTGTTGGCAAGGACGTGTGCGCGCTCCTCCAGGACGAGATCGACAAgctccacctccccgtcaAGGTGGCTGCTCTTGTCAACGACACAGTCGGTACCCTCATGGCCCGCTCTTACTCTTCTCCAGGCAAGACCGGCACCGTGCTGGGTGCCATCttcggcaccggcaccaacgGCGCGTACGTTGAGAAGCTTTCCAACCTGAAGAAGCCCCTCTCCGGCGAGTATGACAAGACCACCGGAGAAATGGTTATCAACACCGAGTGGGGCTCGTTCGACAACCAGCTCAGTGTTCTTCCCAACACCGCGTGGGACGTTGCCCTTGATAAGGCGAGCCCCAACCCCGGTATCCAGATGTACGAGAAGCGTGTGTCGGGCATGTTCTTGGGTGAGATTCTGCGTCTGGTTATTATCGATCTCCTGAAGGACCCCAAGGTCTCTTTCTTCAAGGACGAGAACTCTAGCTCCAACGACTGGAAGTCAACCACCAATATTGCCTCGGACTCGAGCATCTACACCCAGTGGGGTCTCGACACGGCCATCATGTCGGTCGCCGCGGCTGACAACACCCCCGAGCTCTCGACGCTCCGCGGCGAGCTCGAAAAGCAGTTGGGCATCTACTCTGCTGGCCTGGATGATGCCCAGGCTTTCAAGGCTATTGCCAACGCCATTGGCCGCCGCTCCGCGCGCCTTTCCGCTGTCGCCATTGCCGCCATTGTCCTGCAGACAGGCAAGCTCACGCATCCCGCCAACGCCGACGAGCCCATCGACATCGGTGTTGACGGCAGCTTGGTCGAGCATTACCCCTACTTCAGGGATATGATCTACGAGGCTCTGCGCGCTATTGACGGCattggtgaggagggcgccAAACGCATCCGCATTGGCATCGCGAAGGATGGGTCCGGTGTCGGTGCTGCCTTGATCGCCCTTGTCGCTGCcgggatggagaagaggttgaccaCGGCCGATTACCTCGGCGAGCTGCGCTCCAACGCCAAAAGTAATAACCTTACTGTTGTGCCAGAGGATGACGCTGCTCAGGACTAG
- a CDS encoding uncharacterized protein (EggNog:ENOG503PTBD) — protein MMDIYRPSTRDSQRAFLQSQQQQPRYSHDRRVSQATSGATTAVQSQLSLTSPLYSDEKSVVEPPLPDPLRVQGSVNVPGTYPLATVNAAQRNGAQPGGFNWPSDGDLDPLPRYPGTPAAAPSTLAVPPIEREKKPRAPGTICGVRKGPLLLLSAVAGLVLLAIAVGVGVGVGLSKKPSDDEIAASLSSPKSSTTDHPLPNNLQTTIFLTATYTPTPTSTATGTPSATPTGLGCPQSQGQHYTSNNNKNFITLCGVDYSDDGEAKNISNAKVKSLRDCLELCSKKKECTGAGWGVMEGDKVGEHTCWMKNGLNSSHEARGDWAFGVLLGE, from the exons ATGATGGACATCTACCGCCCCTCAACCCGAGACAGTCAACGCGCGTTTCTACAatctcaacagcaacagccgcGTTATTCGCACGATCGAAGGGTTTCGCAGGCTACCTCAGGGGCCACCACTGCGGTACAAAGTCAGCTATCGCTAACATCGCCGCTTTACTCGGATGAGAAGTCGGTAGTCGAACCACCGCTCCCAGATCCGCTTCGTGTACAGGGTTCCGTCAATGTTCCTGGAACATATCCCTTGGCTACCGTGAACGCGGCTCAGAGAAATGGAGCACAACCGGGAGGGTTCAACTGGCCGTCTGATGGAGATCTTGATCCTCTCCCCCGATATCCAGGTACACCAGCTGCCGCTCCTTCAACACTGGCTGTTCCGCCTATCGAACGAGAAAAGAAACCTCGAGCGCCTGGGACGATCTGTGGGGTGAGAAAAGGACCGCTTCTGTTGTTATCAGCAGTAGCAGGCCTGGTTCTGCTGGCCATAGCTGTCGGCGTAGGAGTTGGGGTGGGACTGTCGAAGAAACCAAGCGATGATGAAATCGCAGCTAG TTTATCCTCCCCCAAATCAAGCACAACcgaccaccccctccccaacaacctccaaacAACAATCTTCCTGACCGCCACCTACACACCAACTCCCACATCCACTGCCACTGGTACCCCCTCGGCAACACCGACCGGCTTAGGCTGCCCCCAAAGTCAAGGACAGCATTACACCtcgaacaacaacaagaattTTATTACCCTTTGCGGGGTGGATTACTCTGACGATGGGGAAGCAAAGAATATTTCTAATGCGAAGGTGAAGAGCTTGAGGGATTGCTTGGAGTTGTGCTCGAAAAAGAAGGAGTGTACGggggcggggtggggggttatGGAAGGGGATAAGGTCGGGGAACATACCTGCTGGATGAAGAACGGGTTGAATAGCAGCCATGAGGCGAGGGGGGATTGGGCGTTTGGGGTATTATTGGGGGAGTAG